One region of Pseudomonas sp. ABC1 genomic DNA includes:
- a CDS encoding PHP domain-containing protein, whose product MTVDLHCHSTASDGVLAPASLVRRAHERGVTLLALTDHDTVEGLLEARETAEALGMQLVNGIELSCLWAGATIHVLGYGFSVQAPTLCEAIAALHDGRWQRAELISQRLAAKGMPGAMDGARAVQMELGDSGNAPARPHFAEFLVRAGHVRDRAEAFRKWLGSGKLGDVKQHWPSLEQTVTTLRQAGAWVSLAHPWQYDLTRSKRRRLVSDFVQAGGQALEVVNGLQPHEQIGGLSILAREFGLMASVGSDFHAPGEWSDLGLYRELPAGLTPLWERFEQGA is encoded by the coding sequence ATGACTGTAGACCTGCATTGCCACAGCACTGCATCCGATGGTGTGCTGGCGCCTGCGTCGCTGGTGCGCCGTGCCCATGAGCGTGGCGTGACGCTGCTGGCGCTGACTGACCACGACACCGTCGAAGGGCTGCTGGAGGCACGCGAAACGGCCGAGGCGCTGGGCATGCAACTGGTGAATGGTATCGAGCTGTCGTGCCTGTGGGCGGGCGCCACCATCCATGTGCTGGGCTACGGCTTTTCCGTACAGGCGCCGACCCTGTGCGAAGCCATCGCCGCGTTGCACGACGGGCGCTGGCAGCGTGCCGAGCTGATTTCCCAGCGCCTGGCCGCCAAGGGCATGCCGGGTGCGATGGACGGCGCGCGGGCGGTGCAAATGGAGCTGGGCGACAGTGGCAATGCGCCGGCGCGCCCCCACTTTGCGGAGTTCCTGGTGCGCGCCGGGCATGTGCGCGACCGTGCCGAAGCGTTCCGCAAGTGGCTGGGCTCGGGCAAGCTGGGGGATGTCAAACAGCACTGGCCGAGCCTCGAACAGACCGTGACGACCCTGCGCCAGGCCGGTGCCTGGGTGAGCCTGGCACACCCCTGGCAATATGACCTGACGCGCAGCAAACGGCGTAGACTGGTGAGCGATTTCGTCCAGGCCGGCGGCCAGGCGCTGGAAGTGGTCAATGGCCTGCAACCGCATGAGCAGATCGGCGGGCTGTCGATCCTGGCGCGCGAGTTCGGGTTGATGGCCAGTGTCGGCAGCGATTTCCACGCACCGGGCGAATGGTCCGACCTCGGCTTGTACCGTGAACTGCCAGCCGGCCTGACGCCGCTCTGGGAGCGTTTCGAGCAAGGGGCATGA
- the smc gene encoding chromosome segregation protein SMC, whose product MRLKSIKLAGFKSFVDPTTVSFPSNMAAVVGPNGCGKSNIIDAVRWVMGESSAKNLRGESMTDVIFNGSNTRKPVTQASIELIFDNSDSTLTGEYAGFAEISIRRRVTRDGQNTYFLNGVKCRRRDITDIFLGTGLGPRSYSIIEQGMISKLIEAKPEDLRNFIEEAAGISKYKERRRETESRIRRTQENLARLSDLRDELERQLERLQRQSQSAEKYQEYKTRERQLKAQLMALRWQALNQQVGQREQVIGDQEVSFEALVAEQRNADAGIERLRDGHHELSEHFNQVQGRFYSVGGDIARVEQSIQHGQQRVRQLQDDLREAEQARQEAERHLGHDRAVLANLDEELAMLEPEQALSEAASEEASAMLEQSEQAMQDWQEQWDTFNLHSAEPRKVAEVQQSRIQQLEQALERLHERQRRLVDEREGLCADPEEDAQQELAEQLAMGELAAEEVSEQQALLGERLEQVRTQLQESVRGEQQVQGELQRLHGRIASLEALQQAALDPGQGTQAWLQAQGLAATPCLADGLRVEPGWELALETVLGADLQALLLDDFDGLHLNELEQGDLRLLQLGRSSAAIPGSLLDKVTSAHDLSPWLARVRTVETLDQGLALRAGLAEDESLVSRDGYWLGRHFLRVSKGSDARSGVLARAQELLALQAERDEREQALALLHERLALLRGQQAEQEQALDALRLRSQESARQQGELKALLSAGQARLEQRALRRQRLDDELRELDEQRALELEQLGESRLSLQDALDSMEQDSERREQLLARRESLREALDGIRQEARQHKEQAHQMAVRLGSLRAQQTSIRQALERLEQQFERSQERREQLSLNMEMGEAPLEELRMRLEELLERRMAVEDELKQARLAVEDADRELRDMERRRTQAEQQAQLLRGQMEQQRLDWQALNVRRKALQEQLHEDGYDLHGVLATLPEEAAEAAWEGELEQLAARIQRLGPINLAAIDEYQQQSERKRYLDAQNDDLVEALDTLENVIRKIDRETRNRFKETFDQINAGLQALFPKVFGGGSAYLELTGEDLLDTGVAIMARPPGKKNSTIHLLSGGEKALTALALVFAIFQLNPAPFCMLDEVDAPLDDANVGRYARLVKEMSATVQFIYITHNKIAMEMAEQLMGVTMHEPGCSRLVAVDVEQAVAMVEV is encoded by the coding sequence ATGCGTCTGAAAAGTATCAAGCTGGCGGGCTTCAAATCCTTCGTCGACCCGACCACGGTCAGCTTCCCCAGCAACATGGCGGCGGTGGTCGGGCCAAACGGTTGCGGCAAGTCCAATATCATCGACGCGGTGCGCTGGGTGATGGGCGAGAGTTCGGCGAAGAACCTCCGGGGCGAGTCGATGACCGACGTCATCTTCAACGGCTCCAATACGCGTAAACCGGTCACCCAGGCCAGCATCGAGCTGATCTTCGACAACAGCGACAGCACCCTGACCGGCGAGTACGCCGGGTTCGCCGAGATCTCCATTCGCCGTCGGGTCACCCGTGACGGGCAGAACACCTACTTCCTCAACGGGGTGAAATGCCGGCGCCGCGACATTACCGATATCTTCCTCGGCACCGGTCTGGGTCCGCGCAGCTACTCGATCATCGAGCAGGGCATGATCAGCAAGCTGATCGAGGCCAAGCCCGAGGACTTGCGCAATTTCATCGAAGAAGCCGCCGGTATCTCCAAGTACAAGGAGCGTCGGCGCGAGACCGAAAGCCGCATACGTCGCACCCAGGAAAACCTCGCGCGCCTGAGCGACCTGCGTGATGAGCTGGAGCGGCAACTGGAGCGGTTGCAGCGCCAGTCACAGTCCGCCGAGAAATACCAGGAATACAAGACCCGCGAACGGCAACTGAAGGCCCAGTTGATGGCGCTGCGCTGGCAGGCGCTGAACCAGCAGGTCGGGCAGCGCGAGCAGGTCATTGGCGATCAGGAGGTGTCTTTCGAAGCGCTGGTGGCCGAGCAGCGCAACGCAGACGCCGGGATCGAGCGCCTGCGAGACGGGCACCACGAACTATCCGAGCACTTCAATCAGGTGCAGGGGCGTTTCTACTCCGTTGGCGGTGATATCGCCCGGGTCGAGCAGAGCATCCAGCATGGCCAGCAGCGCGTGCGGCAACTGCAGGACGACTTGCGTGAAGCCGAGCAGGCCCGGCAGGAAGCGGAGCGTCATCTGGGGCATGACCGTGCGGTGCTGGCCAATCTCGATGAAGAACTGGCGATGCTCGAACCGGAGCAGGCGTTGAGCGAAGCTGCGTCCGAGGAGGCCTCGGCGATGCTGGAGCAGTCCGAGCAGGCCATGCAGGACTGGCAGGAGCAGTGGGACACCTTCAACCTGCACAGCGCCGAGCCACGCAAGGTGGCCGAGGTGCAGCAGTCGCGCATCCAGCAACTGGAGCAGGCGTTGGAGCGGCTGCATGAACGCCAGCGGCGTCTGGTCGACGAGCGCGAGGGCCTGTGCGCCGACCCTGAGGAAGACGCCCAGCAGGAACTGGCGGAACAACTGGCGATGGGCGAGTTGGCCGCCGAGGAAGTGAGCGAGCAGCAGGCGCTGCTCGGCGAACGCCTGGAGCAGGTGCGTACGCAGTTGCAGGAAAGTGTCCGTGGCGAGCAACAGGTTCAGGGCGAATTGCAGCGCCTGCATGGCCGTATCGCCTCGCTGGAGGCTTTGCAGCAGGCCGCGCTGGACCCAGGACAGGGCACGCAGGCGTGGTTGCAGGCGCAGGGGCTGGCGGCGACACCGTGCCTGGCCGATGGCCTGCGGGTCGAGCCGGGCTGGGAGCTGGCGCTGGAGACGGTGCTGGGCGCCGATCTGCAGGCGCTGCTGTTGGATGACTTCGACGGCTTGCATCTGAATGAACTGGAGCAGGGCGACCTGCGACTGCTGCAACTGGGCCGGTCTAGCGCGGCAATCCCAGGCTCGCTGCTGGACAAGGTGACATCGGCGCACGACCTCTCGCCCTGGCTGGCCCGTGTACGCACGGTGGAAACCCTTGACCAGGGCCTGGCCCTGCGCGCCGGGCTCGCCGAGGACGAAAGCCTGGTCAGCCGCGACGGTTATTGGCTGGGGCGGCACTTCCTGCGCGTCAGCAAAGGCAGCGATGCCCGATCCGGCGTGTTGGCGCGTGCCCAGGAGCTGCTTGCTTTGCAGGCCGAACGCGATGAGCGCGAGCAGGCACTGGCGTTGCTGCACGAGCGGCTGGCGCTGCTGCGTGGGCAGCAGGCCGAGCAGGAGCAGGCGCTCGACGCATTGCGCCTGCGTTCGCAGGAAAGCGCCCGCCAGCAAGGAGAGTTGAAGGCGCTGCTGTCGGCTGGACAGGCCCGGCTGGAGCAACGCGCACTGCGGCGTCAGCGGCTCGATGACGAGTTGCGTGAGCTGGATGAACAACGTGCCCTGGAGCTGGAGCAACTGGGTGAATCGCGCCTGTCGTTGCAGGACGCACTGGACTCCATGGAGCAGGACAGCGAGCGTCGCGAGCAATTGCTGGCGCGGCGCGAAAGCCTCCGCGAGGCACTGGATGGCATTCGCCAGGAGGCTCGGCAGCACAAGGAACAAGCGCACCAGATGGCCGTTCGCCTGGGTTCGCTTAGGGCGCAGCAGACGTCCATCCGCCAGGCGCTGGAGCGTCTGGAACAGCAGTTCGAGCGTAGCCAGGAGCGGCGCGAGCAGTTGAGCCTGAACATGGAAATGGGCGAGGCGCCCCTGGAAGAACTGCGCATGCGCCTGGAGGAACTGCTGGAGCGGCGCATGGCGGTCGAGGATGAGCTGAAACAGGCGCGCCTTGCCGTCGAAGATGCCGATCGCGAATTACGCGACATGGAGCGTCGGCGTACCCAGGCCGAGCAGCAGGCGCAGTTGTTGCGCGGCCAGATGGAGCAGCAGCGCCTCGACTGGCAGGCCCTGAATGTACGGCGCAAAGCCTTGCAGGAACAGTTGCACGAGGACGGCTACGACCTGCATGGCGTGCTGGCGACACTGCCGGAGGAGGCCGCCGAGGCCGCTTGGGAGGGCGAACTGGAGCAACTGGCGGCGCGCATTCAGCGCCTGGGGCCGATCAACCTGGCGGCCATCGACGAGTACCAGCAGCAGTCCGAACGCAAGCGTTACCTGGATGCGCAGAATGACGACCTGGTCGAAGCGCTGGATACCCTGGAAAACGTCATTCGCAAGATCGACCGGGAAACCCGTAATCGCTTCAAGGAAACCTTCGATCAGATCAACGCTGGCTTGCAGGCGCTCTTTCCGAAAGTGTTCGGGGGTGGCAGTGCCTATCTGGAACTAACCGGGGAAGATTTACTCGATACCGGGGTAGCGATCATGGCGCGGCCGCCGGGCAAGAAGAACAGCACCATCCATCTGTTGTCCGGCGGGGAAAAGGCACTCACCGCACTGGCGCTGGTCTTTGCCATATTCCAGTTGAATCCGGCGCCGTTCTGCATGCTCGACGAGGTGGATGCGCCGCTGGACGATGCCAACGTGGGTCGCTATGCGCGCCTGGTGAAAGAGATGTCGGCGACCGTGCAGTTCATCTATATCACCCACAACAAGATCGCCATGGAAATGGCCGAGCAATTGATGGGCGTGACCATGCACGAGCCGGGTTGCTCGCGACTGGTGGCTGTGGATGTCGAACAGGCCGTGGCGATGGTAGAGGTGTAG
- the zipA gene encoding cell division protein ZipA has product MDIGLREWLIVIGIIVIAGILFDGWRRMRGGKGKLKFKLDRSLANLPDEDEGENDVLSPARVVKRNQEPQLDEESLPSLSAREPARSRREEPHQGDLHLSLSADEPRQQSLIDPVLDDEDLDDEQEPRKELAPVEEVLVINVICRDSTGFRGPALLQNILESGLRFGEMDIFHRHESMAGNGEVLFSMANAVKPGTFDLDDIDHFTTPAVSFFLGLPGPRHPKQAFDVMVAAARKLSQELNGELKDDQRSVLTAQTIEHYRQRIVEYERRRMTLKPR; this is encoded by the coding sequence ATGGATATCGGTCTGCGCGAGTGGCTGATTGTCATCGGCATCATTGTTATCGCCGGGATTCTTTTCGATGGCTGGCGGCGGATGCGCGGTGGCAAGGGCAAGTTGAAGTTCAAGCTCGATCGCAGCCTGGCAAACCTGCCTGATGAGGACGAAGGCGAGAACGACGTACTCAGTCCGGCGCGGGTGGTCAAACGCAACCAGGAACCGCAACTGGATGAAGAGAGCCTGCCGTCGTTGAGCGCCCGTGAACCCGCGCGTAGCCGCCGTGAGGAGCCCCACCAGGGCGACCTGCACCTGAGCCTGAGTGCCGACGAGCCCAGGCAGCAGAGCCTGATCGACCCTGTGCTGGATGATGAAGACCTCGATGACGAACAGGAGCCGCGCAAAGAGCTGGCGCCCGTCGAGGAAGTGCTGGTGATCAATGTGATCTGCCGGGACAGCACGGGTTTCCGTGGCCCGGCCCTGTTGCAGAACATTCTCGAAAGTGGCTTGCGCTTCGGCGAGATGGACATCTTCCATCGCCACGAAAGCATGGCTGGCAATGGCGAGGTGCTGTTCTCCATGGCCAATGCGGTCAAGCCGGGCACTTTCGACCTGGACGACATCGACCATTTCACCACGCCCGCCGTGAGTTTCTTCCTGGGCTTGCCGGGGCCGCGGCATCCCAAGCAGGCGTTCGACGTGATGGTCGCGGCGGCGCGCAAGCTGTCCCAGGAACTCAATGGCGAGCTCAAGGACGACCAGCGCAGCGTGTTGACTGCGCAGACCATCGAGCACTACCGCCAGCGTATCGTCGAATACGAGCGCCGTCGGATGACGCTCAAGCCGCGCTGA
- the mksE gene encoding Mks condensin complex protein MksE produces the protein MNIDLKEMTQLAPIFRELFKGYHLSRSEPECYAQLSTLQDQYRTLFKALGFELVCDPRGFYYFVPEQAGAQVNKTAQRLALFTFILVEHLADQGRDPLAVLDGGSLGRDELPALLEKYRDLFVQAEVTTRDELEEKVIRRLTQLGFAEDSNGVYRFLPPMHRFLDVCLSVQQDRDLAASLHSGDLSLPTPELIADEEQDDIILIETLPTSSEPVAESEDDALARAIAEERELDA, from the coding sequence ATGAACATCGACCTTAAAGAAATGACCCAGCTCGCACCGATCTTCCGCGAGCTGTTCAAGGGCTACCACCTGTCGCGCAGCGAGCCGGAGTGCTATGCCCAACTGTCCACCCTGCAGGACCAGTACCGCACCCTGTTCAAGGCGCTCGGCTTCGAACTGGTGTGCGACCCGCGCGGTTTCTACTACTTCGTGCCCGAACAGGCCGGCGCCCAGGTCAACAAGACCGCCCAGCGCCTGGCGCTGTTCACCTTCATCCTGGTCGAGCACCTGGCCGACCAGGGCCGCGACCCGCTCGCCGTCCTCGATGGTGGCAGCCTCGGGCGTGACGAACTGCCGGCGCTGCTGGAGAAATACCGCGACCTGTTCGTCCAGGCCGAAGTCACCACCCGCGACGAACTGGAGGAAAAGGTCATCCGCCGCCTGACCCAGCTCGGCTTCGCCGAAGACAGCAACGGCGTCTACCGCTTCCTGCCGCCGATGCACCGCTTCCTCGACGTCTGCCTCTCGGTGCAGCAGGACCGCGACCTGGCAGCGAGCCTGCACAGCGGCGACCTGTCCCTGCCGACACCCGAGCTGATCGCCGACGAAGAACAGGACGACATCATCCTGATCGAAACCCTGCCCACATCCAGCGAGCCTGTAGCGGAATCCGAAGACGACGCCCTCGCCCGTGCCATCGCCGAAGAACGGGAGCTTGACGCATGA
- the mksB gene encoding Mks condensin complex protein MksB: protein MIDPKRVLRALAEHWLLLEPLCERFDSGTLSLVELRYQLAAQLPAGTPTDITALLDQWIRLDILVPVAKSPNRFELNAQIHDFLAYLRREHRLGLCLEIEAYLRHLERLAGHIQDAFDIRDGNDLARQLRLLDMRVRDVLKKLDNDEQALVAVAERAKTSDRQIPLRQRYAEVLATWDEYVEPMIQLVAADGAFEQGVHRVEQVLLHLLGEQQRLGQLVDDDLLLRTHARILEMQTSAQLTLRRARELLLPLREEARRHNAVTRGAALALATIRKKGLDAVPQASLALFTRPQSTFLGSASQVEAYVYALARFQPKPARFPKGTGKRRSDAPQAPRTAREMLERCEQALPLPDLMAWLLEQEPEGDTDELLYWFSRLSRDSRFQRERLQRGDYLTREHHVSLSSYALAGRPSA from the coding sequence ATGATCGACCCCAAGCGCGTACTGCGTGCCCTCGCCGAACACTGGCTCCTGCTCGAGCCCCTGTGCGAGCGCTTCGACAGCGGCACCCTGAGCCTGGTGGAACTGCGCTACCAGCTTGCCGCACAACTGCCGGCCGGCACGCCGACCGACATCACCGCCCTGCTCGACCAGTGGATTCGCCTGGACATCCTGGTGCCGGTGGCCAAGAGCCCCAACCGCTTCGAGCTGAACGCCCAGATCCACGACTTCCTCGCCTACCTGCGCCGCGAACACCGCTTGGGCCTGTGCCTGGAGATCGAAGCCTACCTGCGTCACCTGGAACGCCTGGCCGGGCATATCCAGGATGCCTTCGATATCCGCGACGGCAACGACCTGGCGCGCCAGTTGCGCCTGCTCGACATGCGTGTGCGCGACGTACTGAAGAAGCTCGACAACGACGAACAGGCACTGGTGGCGGTGGCCGAACGCGCCAAGACCAGCGATCGGCAGATCCCGCTGCGCCAGCGCTACGCCGAGGTACTGGCGACCTGGGACGAATACGTCGAACCGATGATCCAGCTGGTCGCCGCCGACGGCGCCTTCGAGCAGGGCGTGCACCGTGTCGAACAGGTGCTGCTGCACCTGCTGGGCGAGCAGCAACGCCTCGGCCAACTGGTAGACGACGACCTGTTGCTGCGCACCCACGCACGCATCCTGGAGATGCAGACCAGCGCCCAGCTCACCCTGCGCCGTGCCCGCGAACTGCTGCTGCCGCTGCGTGAGGAAGCGCGTCGCCACAACGCGGTTACCCGTGGCGCCGCGCTGGCGCTGGCGACCATCCGCAAGAAAGGCCTGGATGCCGTGCCGCAAGCGTCCCTGGCGCTGTTCACCCGTCCGCAGAGTACCTTCCTCGGCAGCGCCTCCCAAGTCGAGGCGTATGTCTATGCCCTGGCGCGCTTCCAGCCCAAGCCGGCGCGCTTTCCGAAAGGCACCGGCAAGCGACGCAGCGACGCGCCACAGGCGCCGCGCACCGCCCGTGAAATGCTCGAACGCTGCGAGCAGGCCCTGCCCTTGCCTGACCTGATGGCCTGGCTGCTGGAGCAGGAGCCAGAGGGGGACACCGATGAACTGCTGTACTGGTTTTCGCGCCTGTCGCGGGACAGTCGCTTCCAGCGCGAACGCCTGCAACGCGGCGACTACCTGACCCGCGAGCACCACGTCAGCCTCAGTTCCTATGCCCTGGCAGGCCGCCCCAGTGCCTGA
- a CDS encoding response regulator transcription factor, which yields MSELLLIDDDQELCELLVRWLTQEGYSVRACHDGQSARDALAQEQPSAVILDVMLPDGSGLELLKQLRSDHPGLPVLMLSARGEPLDRILGLELGADDYLAKPCDPRELTARLRAVLRRSLPSSVPSQLEQGDLCYSPARGVATIGNLEISLTLSEGRILEALIAQPGEPLDKQALAQLALGRKLTLYDRSLDMHVSNLRRKLGPHGDGRPRIVALRSRGYLYAAD from the coding sequence ATGAGCGAACTGTTACTGATCGACGACGACCAGGAGCTCTGCGAGCTGCTGGTGCGCTGGCTGACGCAGGAAGGCTACAGCGTCCGTGCCTGCCATGACGGTCAGAGTGCCCGGGATGCGCTGGCACAAGAGCAACCATCGGCGGTGATACTCGATGTGATGCTGCCGGACGGCAGCGGCCTGGAACTGCTCAAGCAACTGCGCAGCGACCACCCCGGCCTGCCCGTCCTGATGCTCTCGGCACGGGGCGAACCGCTGGATCGCATCCTGGGCCTGGAGCTGGGCGCCGACGACTACCTGGCCAAGCCTTGCGACCCTCGCGAACTGACCGCCCGCCTGCGCGCCGTACTGCGCCGCAGCCTGCCCAGCAGCGTACCGAGCCAACTGGAACAGGGCGACCTGTGCTACAGCCCGGCCCGTGGCGTTGCCACCATCGGCAATCTCGAGATCAGCCTGACACTCTCCGAAGGACGCATCCTCGAAGCGCTGATCGCCCAGCCTGGCGAGCCACTGGACAAACAGGCCCTGGCGCAACTGGCCCTGGGGCGCAAGCTGACGCTCTACGACCGCAGCCTGGACATGCACGTCAGCAACCTGCGACGCAAACTCGGCCCCCACGGCGATGGCCGCCCACGTATCGTTGCGCTGCGCAGCCGTGGCTATCTCTATGCTGCCGACTGA
- a CDS encoding YciI family protein — translation MLYAIIATDAPDSLPKRKATRPAHLERLQVLQNEGRLVLAGPHPAIDSEDPGDAGFSGSLVVAQFESQQAAEAWAKDDPYASAGVYASVQVKPFKQVFP, via the coding sequence ATGCTCTACGCCATCATCGCGACCGACGCCCCCGATTCATTGCCCAAGCGCAAGGCCACCCGTCCCGCGCACCTCGAACGCCTCCAGGTATTGCAGAACGAGGGCCGCCTGGTCCTCGCCGGTCCACACCCGGCCATCGACAGCGAAGACCCGGGCGATGCCGGCTTCAGCGGCAGCCTGGTGGTCGCCCAGTTCGAGTCCCAGCAGGCCGCCGAAGCCTGGGCGAAAGACGACCCCTATGCCAGCGCCGGCGTCTATGCCAGCGTCCAGGTAAAACCCTTCAAGCAAGTATTTCCCTGA
- the mksF gene encoding Mks condensin complex protein MksF translates to MTQERYGIRRFALLNTAGYSLGVFPLETPLSVYGANNLGKSASINALQFPILARMSDMSFGKYSLEQSRKFYFASDTSYILIEIELPHGSHVIGVAGRGPGGGFGHQFFVYAGSLELEHYQKDGICLRQRELFANLERAGLKAYEVKPDELRRLLVGGHTSIPLDLTMIPLRSTSEQSLKTFRALFINLLHMREITAAKLKQLFLDAFEHSLRSGSVDYIAATEEAFRDVRRMEQDYQALVTAGPLVEALASGVAQRDLLRGKLHRLSPLLDSLLGTWQDYAEARREELLIQIEHYQREQDGLQHEQRDGTSELMRLEREISETQRWLGELSVLKNRFALVEDAKVLEEQLLAAKDAHDELAGALAQSRQFSSEDLDERLRELEKRLKSVKQQLEHADNNSYSRLREEFSQADVDRLMRLFNGQLFSLPLGEKGIQLDDGEQWVKAVESVLERFKGERFELPGLSIDLSHIEPPALQALADRAALRDQKDRLERELKQLKTQHAVAVDRAASKARADAYYQQVLDAQKALEDFRRSQTLAVEEGDKLERLAQAEAAQDELKRASDAFTERVQQLNAKQQLISRQLADLEAKQRTLEDALRRRQLLPADLPFGTPFMEPVDDSLDNLLPLLNDYQDSWQALQRIDGQIEALYAQVRLKGVAKFDSEEDPERRLQLLVNAYAHRQDEAMTLAKARRAAVTDIARTLRNIRNDYDSLEHQLALFNREINKRQVSNLASFRITLAPHKEALRHIDQIIHSAGQYEEGETLSVFDLSQSAEQDAKNEEAKDYLSRLVAANGNQLGLKDLFELAFEITKVGGQPVIHTDIDGAASNGTTMTIKALTNMYLLLHLMDREQAGKVRLPYYLDEAADIDERNQQALIETSLQLGFVPILASVKPQVSAHVAIDLEGGSSPSGIYIDEADWKFIKPRTAQEHSEAD, encoded by the coding sequence ATGACCCAGGAACGCTACGGCATCCGCCGCTTCGCCCTGCTCAACACCGCCGGCTACAGCCTGGGCGTGTTTCCGCTGGAAACCCCATTGTCGGTCTACGGCGCCAACAACCTGGGCAAGTCCGCCTCGATCAACGCCCTGCAGTTCCCCATCCTGGCGCGCATGTCGGACATGAGCTTCGGCAAGTACAGCCTGGAGCAATCGCGCAAGTTCTACTTCGCCAGCGACACCAGCTACATCCTCATCGAGATCGAACTGCCACACGGCTCCCACGTGATCGGCGTGGCCGGACGCGGGCCGGGCGGCGGCTTCGGCCACCAGTTCTTCGTCTACGCCGGCTCGCTGGAGCTGGAGCACTACCAGAAGGATGGCATCTGCCTGCGCCAGCGCGAGCTGTTCGCCAACCTCGAGCGCGCCGGCCTCAAGGCCTATGAGGTCAAGCCGGACGAACTGCGGCGCCTGCTGGTCGGCGGGCACACGTCGATCCCACTGGACCTGACCATGATCCCGCTGCGCTCGACCAGCGAGCAGAGCCTGAAGACCTTCCGCGCGTTGTTCATCAACCTGCTGCACATGCGCGAGATTACCGCCGCGAAGCTCAAGCAACTGTTCCTCGACGCCTTCGAGCACAGCCTGCGTTCGGGCAGCGTCGACTACATCGCCGCGACGGAAGAGGCCTTCCGCGACGTGCGCCGCATGGAGCAGGACTACCAGGCCCTGGTCACCGCCGGACCACTGGTCGAGGCGCTGGCTTCGGGCGTGGCGCAACGCGACCTGCTGCGTGGCAAGCTGCATCGCCTGTCACCCTTGCTCGACTCACTGCTGGGCACCTGGCAGGACTATGCCGAGGCACGCCGCGAAGAGCTGCTGATCCAGATCGAGCACTACCAGCGCGAACAGGATGGCCTGCAGCACGAACAGCGTGACGGCACCTCTGAACTCATGCGCCTGGAGCGGGAAATCAGCGAGACCCAGCGCTGGCTCGGCGAACTCAGTGTCCTGAAGAATCGCTTTGCACTGGTCGAGGACGCCAAGGTACTGGAAGAACAGTTGCTGGCGGCCAAGGACGCCCACGACGAACTGGCCGGCGCCCTGGCGCAGTCGCGGCAGTTCTCCTCGGAAGACCTGGATGAGCGCCTGCGTGAGCTGGAAAAACGCCTGAAAAGCGTCAAGCAGCAGCTCGAACATGCCGACAACAACAGCTACTCGCGCCTGCGCGAAGAGTTCTCCCAGGCCGACGTCGACCGCCTGATGCGCCTGTTCAACGGCCAGTTGTTCAGCTTGCCGCTGGGCGAGAAAGGCATCCAGCTCGATGATGGCGAGCAATGGGTCAAGGCCGTCGAGAGCGTGCTGGAGCGCTTCAAGGGCGAGCGTTTCGAACTGCCGGGACTGTCCATCGACCTGTCGCATATCGAGCCGCCAGCCCTGCAGGCGCTGGCCGACCGCGCCGCCCTGCGCGACCAGAAGGACCGCCTGGAGCGCGAACTCAAGCAGCTCAAGACGCAGCACGCGGTCGCCGTCGACCGTGCGGCAAGCAAGGCCCGCGCCGATGCCTACTACCAGCAGGTACTGGATGCGCAGAAGGCGCTGGAAGACTTCCGCCGCAGCCAGACCCTGGCCGTCGAGGAAGGCGACAAGCTGGAGCGCCTGGCTCAGGCCGAAGCGGCTCAGGACGAACTCAAGCGCGCCAGCGATGCCTTCACCGAGCGCGTGCAACAGCTCAATGCCAAGCAACAGTTGATCAGTCGCCAACTCGCCGACCTGGAAGCCAAGCAGCGCACCCTGGAGGACGCCCTGCGCCGTCGCCAGTTGCTGCCGGCCGACCTGCCGTTCGGCACGCCCTTCATGGAACCGGTGGACGATTCACTGGACAACCTGCTGCCGCTGCTCAACGACTACCAGGACAGCTGGCAGGCGCTGCAACGCATCGATGGCCAGATCGAGGCGCTGTACGCCCAGGTACGCCTCAAGGGCGTGGCCAAGTTCGACAGCGAGGAAGACCCGGAGCGACGCCTGCAACTGCTGGTCAACGCCTATGCGCACCGCCAGGATGAGGCCATGACCCTGGCCAAGGCACGCCGCGCTGCCGTGACCGACATCGCGCGCACGCTGCGCAATATCCGCAACGACTACGACAGCCTCGAACACCAATTGGCGCTGTTCAACCGCGAGATCAACAAGCGCCAGGTGTCGAACCTGGCAAGCTTCCGTATCACCCTCGCCCCGCACAAGGAAGCCCTGCGCCATATCGACCAGATCATCCACAGCGCGGGCCAGTACGAGGAAGGCGAGACGCTGTCGGTGTTCGACCTGTCGCAGAGCGCCGAGCAGGATGCGAAGAACGAGGAAGCCAAGGACTACCTGTCGCGCCTGGTCGCCGCCAACGGCAACCAGCTGGGTCTGAAGGACCTGTTCGAACTGGCTTTCGAGATCACCAAGGTTGGTGGCCAGCCGGTGATCCATACCGACATCGACGGGGCGGCCTCCAACGGCACCACCATGACCATCAAAGCGCTGACCAACATGTACCTGTTGCTGCACCTGATGGACCGCGAGCAGGCCGGCAAGGTGCGCCTGCCCTACTACCTCGACGAGGCGGCGGATATCGACGAACGCAACCAGCAAGCCCTGATCGAAACCAGCCTGCAACTGGGCTTCGTGCCGATCCTGGCCTCGGTCAAGCCGCAAGTTTCAGCCCATGTCGCCATCGACCTGGAAGGAGGCAGCAGCCCGAGCGGTATCTATATCGACGAGGCGGACTGGAAGTTCATCAAGCCACGCACTGCGCAGGAACACAGCGAGGCGGACTGA